The DNA region TCGCACTGCGCGACGTCGACCTGCGCCTACCCGCCGGCTCCGTCGTCGCGGTCGTCGGCGAGAACGGTGCGGGAAAGACCACCCTGGTCAAGCTCCTCTGTGGTTTCTATCGGCCGAGCCGGGGCCGGCTGCTGGTCGACGGCGTCGACCTGCGCGAGCTGCCCATCGAGGCGTGGCGCCAGCGGATCGCCGCCGGGTTCCAGGACTTCGTCCGCTACGAACTGCTCGCCCGACAGGCCGTCGGTGTCGGCGAGCTGGCCGACATCGACGACGCAGAGGCGGTACGCGCGGCGCTGGAACGCGCCCGCGGCAGCGACCTGCTCGACCACCTTCCGCAAGGCCTGGAGACCCAGCTCGGCAAGAGCTACGCCGACGGCGCGGAACTCTCCGGTGGCCAGTGGCAGAAACTCGCGCTCGGCCGGGCCCTGATGCGGCAGACCCCGCTGCTACTGGTACTCGACGAGCCGACCTCGGCGCTGGACCCGGAAGCGGAGCATGGTCTGTTCGAACGGTATGCCGACCAGTCCCGTCGGGTCGCCGCGACGACTGGTGCGATCACCGTGCTCGTCTCGCACCGGTTCTCCACCGTCCGGATGGCCGACCAGATCATCGTGGTTCGCGACGGGCGGATCGCCGAGGTGGGCAGCCACACCGAGCTCATCCGCGCCGGTGGCCAGTACGCCGAGCTGTACGCCCTGCAGGCAAGGGTGTACCAGTAACGTGAAGCATCAACCCGGCTCGGTACTTCGACCGGTTCCATACCTGCCGGCCATGGTAAGGCGGGTTGGGCAGGATGACGGCGACGGTACGCACCGTCCGGCGTCCGTGTTGGTGCGGTGCGGATCGCGCCTATGGCGATGGACTGCGCTCAGGCCTTCTTTCGTGTTGTCGCAAGTGAGCGAAGGTCCGAGCCGTTTCGTGCCGATGCGATGCGGGTGCCGGAGGTGGGCGACGCATTCGAGCCAGAGTTCGCCGCTCTTGTGAGGGCCGCGGCGATCAGCGCCATCCCGGCGTTGAGGCCGAGGTAGCTGATGGCCACCGGGAACGACACGAGCGGCACCAGTACGATCGACACGTTGACGGCGAGATGGCCCAGTACGGCCGCCGTGACCCCGCCGCGCAGCGTTTCGGTGACGTACAGCAGGCCGGCTGACAGCATGACCACGACCACGAGGTAGCCCAGCCCCTCGATCGTGAACAGCCCGATGCTGTGCTGGAAGGTGCCGGCGAGAAAGAAGAGCGGAACGTGCCAGACAGCCCAGATCGGGCCGAGGACGAGCGTGGTACGCCCGGCCGACAGCCTGCGGCGCAGTAGCGGCTGAAGGTGTCCGCGCCAGCCGAACTCCTCACTCAGCGGGCCGGTGAGGAGCGCGAACCCGAGATACGGCAACCAGCCGCCGGCTGTGGCTGCCGCTTCCGCGAACCGACCCAGATCGATTCCCGGCCCACCGACGAGTGGCGCCGCTGCCGCGGCGCCGACGGCCGGCACGCCACCGAACAACAGCGCGGCCGGCAGCCAGCGGGGCGCGGCGGAAAACCGGGCCCGCCACGCATCACGACGGCCGGCGGGCGCGGCCGGCGGCCGGGCCTGCCCGGCACCGCGGCGGCCGGTGAGCGCAAGCACTCCGGCGGCCACGCTCGGGCCGCACAGGCCGGCCACCTGGAGGACCGCGACGAGCGGGTCGGACATGTCGCCACCGGCGAGGAGGCCGGCACCCCAGAGGCCCCAGCTTAGTCCGAACGTGAGGGCCAGGAAACGGAACATGGGGACAGCCTCCCGGTCGGACCGCTCGAGCGGATCGCCGGTACGAGGGAGTCTGCGAGTCACTCGCGAGAGTGAGGATGACGTCGCGGCACGACCAGACCTGACTCGTACGCCGCGATCACCGCCTGCACCCGGTCCCGCAGATGGAGCTTGGCCAGCATGTTGCTGACGTGCGTCTTGACGGTGTGCTCGCTGACATGCAGCCGTGCAGCAACCTCCAAGTTGGACAGCCCTTCGGCGACCAGGCGCAGGGTTTCGGTCTCCCGCGCGGTCAGTGCCGCCAGTGATGGGGCTGCAGCGGGCACGGGCGCGCTCCGATCGATCATGCCGGCGATCAGGCGGCGGGTGACGCTGGGTGCCAGCAGCGCGTCGCCCGCAGCCACCGTCCGTACGGCGCTGACCAACTCGGCGCGACGCATGTTCTTGAGCAGGAAGCCGCTGGCTCCGGCGTGCAGCGCGTCGTAGACGTACTCATCGATGTCGAAGGTGGTCAGCATCAGCACCCGGGCCTCGGTGTCGGCGCAGATCTCGGCGGTGGCCGCGATCCCGCTCATGACCGGCATCCGGACGTCCATCAGAACCACGTCCGGGCGCAGTTCCCGGGCAGCACAGACTGCCTCCGCGCCGTCGACGGCCTCGCCCACGACGGTCATGTCGGGTTGCGCGTCGAGGATCACGCAGAAGCCGTCGCGGACGAGGGCTTGATCGTCCGCGACCAGGACACGCAGCCGGCCGGTCATCCCGATCTCCTGCTCGGGAACGTGGCGGTGACGACGAAGCCGGTACCGTCCGGGGGCACACCCGCACGGAAGTCGCCGTCGCAGGCGATGACCCGCTCCCGCATGCCGGTCAGCCCGTTCCCGGGGCGGACGTTGACGACGCCGGGGCCGTCGTCGGTGATCTCGACCCGCAGCCGGTCCGAGGACCAGTCAAGCTCGACCCGCACCGCGGCCGCCCCGGCGTGCCGAACGGCGTTGGTCAACGACTCCTGCACCACTCGGTAGGCGGCCTCGGCGGCGTCCGGTCCGACCGCGAACGGCTCGCCGCGCTCGGTGACGGAGACACCGAGACCGGTCTCGCGGGCGCGCTGCGCCAACGCCGGGATACCTGCCAAGTTCGGCGCGGCCCGCAAAATGCCGAGCGTGCAGCGCAACTGGGTCAGCGCGTCGTGCGCGGTGTCGGAGATCGTCTCGAAGGACCGTACGGCCCGGTCGGGATCGCGGTGCACCAGCAGCGGACCGGCCTCGGCCTGCACCGCGATCAGGCTGATCGAATGGGCCAGGATGTCGTGCATGTCGCGGGCGATGCCCTCCCGCTCGCGGGCGGACACAGCGGCCCGTTCCTCGGCGTGTCGCAGCGCCCGCTCCTCCAGCAGCGCGATCCGGTCCCGCCGAGCCCGGGCGCCGATACCGAGCGCGAACGCGGTGGCGAACACGCCACCGGAGTAGAGGATGGAGGCGGGATCCTTGTCGTAGACCTGCTGGGTGAAGACCACCCCGGCGGCGGTCGCGGCGACGATGACAGCCCGAGCGGCGACCCGGCTGTACGCCGCGACCGTATAGGTGGCGACGAGCTGACCGTACGGCCAGTTCACCTCGCCGTGCGCCGCTATCAGACCGAGCGCGCCGACACCGCAGAGCAGGGCCACTGTGAACGGTGCCCGCCGTCGCCACACGATCGGCAGGGCGGACACCGAGGCGCAGATCAGCACGACCGGCCGCGGGTCGGTGATCTTACCCGGCTCAGCGACCGTGGCGACGAGACAGACGACCGCGATCGCGCCGTCCCAGAGCCGCGGGTACCGAGCAACCGTCGACCGTACGCGGTCGCGCAGCGTGCCGCCATTGCTCGGAGCCGGGGAGACCACGTGGCCGATCTTAGCTACTTCGATCTGGATGATGCGGCTGGTCCTGCTGGGGTGCGGGCGGCTCAGAGTCCTGCCGGCCCCGACGGGCCGACGCCACCGGCGCACGCCCGTCCAAGCCCCGGACGTCTCCAAGTCCTGGAGCGGCTCGGCGCCAACCCGAACGGACAGCGCGCACCCGCAACGCACGACGACGCCCGGGGATGACAGACCTGGTTGCCGCACCAGGTAATTGGGGGGTTTTCGGGGGGCGGTTCAAGACTTCATAGAAGAAAGTCAAAGCCCTGACCAGCGTTTCCGCTGGTCAGGGCTTTTTCTGTGTCGGGACGGCCGGATTCGAACCGACGACCCCTTGACCCCCAGTCAAGTGCGCTACCAAGCTGCGCCACGTCCCGTTGCCGTCAAGCGGCGCCTGTGGCAACCGGTACAGCGTAGCGCATGGCGGATCCGGACGACACGACCCCTACCCGGCGGCCGGGCCCGCCGGTCAGCCGTGGGCCTTGCCCCGCCCGCCGGGGCCGACCTGCTTGCGGGGACGCACCGACACCTCGATCGGGGTGCCCTCGAAACCGAACTCCTCGCGCAGTTTCCGCTCGACGAACCGCTGGTAGCCGGCGTCGAGTGGACCCGTGGTGAACAGGACGAACCGGGGCGGGGCGACTCCTGCCTGAGTGGCGAAGAGGATACGCGGAGCCCGGCCGCCGCGTACCGGGTGCGGGGTGGCCTGGACCAGGGCGGTGATCCACTGGTTGAGCTGCCCGGTCGGAATACGGGTCTCCCAGCTGGCCAGGGCGGTCCGCAACGCCGGGGCCAGCCGCTCCACGGAGCGACCGGTCCGTGCGGAGATGTTGACCCGGATGGCCCAGGGGATGCGACGCAGGTCGCGTTCGATCTCCTTCTCGAGGTAGTAGCGCCGGTCGGCGTCGACCAGGTCCCACTTGTTGAATGCGATCACCAACGCCCGACCGGCCTCGACGACCATGGACAGCACCCGCTGGTCCTGCTCGCTGAGGGTCTCGCTGGCGTCGAGCAGGACGACGGCCACCTCGGCGGCCTCGATCGCCCCGGCGGTACGCAGGCTGGCGTAGTACTCCGTACCGCTGGCCCGGTTCGCGCGTTTACGCAACCCGGCGGTGTCGACGAACTGCCACGGTTCGCCGCCGATCTCCACGATGCTGTCGACCGGGTCCACGGTCGTTCCGGCGACCGAGTCGACGACCGCACGTTCCTCCCGGGCGAGCCGGTTGAGCAGGCTGGACTTGCCGACGTTGGGTCGTCCGACGAGCGCCACCCGCCGTGGGCCACGCGGCCCGCCCGGCTCGGCCACCGGCGGCGGGTCGGGCAGCGCGTCGAGGACCGCGTCGAGCAGGTCACCGGAGCCGCGCCCGTGCAGTGCGGAGACCGGGTACGGCTGGCCGAGGCCGAGCGACCACAGGCTGGTCGCCTCCAGTTCGACGGTGGTGTTGTCCGCCTTGTTCGCCACCAGCAGGACGGGTTTCGCGCTGCGCCGCAGCATCTTGACGGCGGCCTCGTCGACGTCGGTCGAGCCGACCGTGGCGTCCACCACGAACAGCACCACGTCGGCGGTGGCGACGGCGGCCTCGGCCTGCGCCGCGATGGCGGCGGCCCGGTCCCGCGCGTCGGGCTCCCAGCCGCCGGTGTCGACGATGGTGAACTGCCGACCGGACCAGTTGGCGTCGTAGGGCACCCGGTCCCGGGTGACTCCCGGTACGTCCTCCACGACCGCCTGCCGACGACCGATGATCCGGTTGACCAGTGTGGACTTACCGACGTTGGGTCGTCCGACGACGGCGACCACCGGCACCGGCGCGGTCGGGTCGGTCAACTCCTCCGGCACCGCCTCGGCGTTCACCGGGCGACCTGGGCGGCGAGCAGGTGACGGAGCTGGTCGACGACCTCGTCGA from Solwaraspora sp. WMMD791 includes:
- a CDS encoding CPBP family intramembrane glutamic endopeptidase; the encoded protein is MFRFLALTFGLSWGLWGAGLLAGGDMSDPLVAVLQVAGLCGPSVAAGVLALTGRRGAGQARPPAAPAGRRDAWRARFSAAPRWLPAALLFGGVPAVGAAAAAPLVGGPGIDLGRFAEAAATAGGWLPYLGFALLTGPLSEEFGWRGHLQPLLRRRLSAGRTTLVLGPIWAVWHVPLFFLAGTFQHSIGLFTIEGLGYLVVVVMLSAGLLYVTETLRGGVTAAVLGHLAVNVSIVLVPLVSFPVAISYLGLNAGMALIAAALTRAANSGSNASPTSGTRIASARNGSDLRSLATTRKKA
- a CDS encoding response regulator transcription factor; translation: MTGRLRVLVADDQALVRDGFCVILDAQPDMTVVGEAVDGAEAVCAARELRPDVVLMDVRMPVMSGIAATAEICADTEARVLMLTTFDIDEYVYDALHAGASGFLLKNMRRAELVSAVRTVAAGDALLAPSVTRRLIAGMIDRSAPVPAAAPSLAALTARETETLRLVAEGLSNLEVAARLHVSEHTVKTHVSNMLAKLHLRDRVQAVIAAYESGLVVPRRHPHSRE
- a CDS encoding sensor histidine kinase, whose product is MVSPAPSNGGTLRDRVRSTVARYPRLWDGAIAVVCLVATVAEPGKITDPRPVVLICASVSALPIVWRRRAPFTVALLCGVGALGLIAAHGEVNWPYGQLVATYTVAAYSRVAARAVIVAATAAGVVFTQQVYDKDPASILYSGGVFATAFALGIGARARRDRIALLEERALRHAEERAAVSAREREGIARDMHDILAHSISLIAVQAEAGPLLVHRDPDRAVRSFETISDTAHDALTQLRCTLGILRAAPNLAGIPALAQRARETGLGVSVTERGEPFAVGPDAAEAAYRVVQESLTNAVRHAGAAAVRVELDWSSDRLRVEITDDGPGVVNVRPGNGLTGMRERVIACDGDFRAGVPPDGTGFVVTATFPSRRSG
- the der gene encoding ribosome biogenesis GTPase Der gives rise to the protein MNAEAVPEELTDPTAPVPVVAVVGRPNVGKSTLVNRIIGRRQAVVEDVPGVTRDRVPYDANWSGRQFTIVDTGGWEPDARDRAAAIAAQAEAAVATADVVLFVVDATVGSTDVDEAAVKMLRRSAKPVLLVANKADNTTVELEATSLWSLGLGQPYPVSALHGRGSGDLLDAVLDALPDPPPVAEPGGPRGPRRVALVGRPNVGKSSLLNRLAREERAVVDSVAGTTVDPVDSIVEIGGEPWQFVDTAGLRKRANRASGTEYYASLRTAGAIEAAEVAVVLLDASETLSEQDQRVLSMVVEAGRALVIAFNKWDLVDADRRYYLEKEIERDLRRIPWAIRVNISARTGRSVERLAPALRTALASWETRIPTGQLNQWITALVQATPHPVRGGRAPRILFATQAGVAPPRFVLFTTGPLDAGYQRFVERKLREEFGFEGTPIEVSVRPRKQVGPGGRGKAHG